The following are from one region of the Streptomyces tuirus genome:
- a CDS encoding glycosyltransferase → MPDAVARGGPVIGINRDGIRTGSMPARTVALTFDGGPDPVWTPRILDLLHRNNARATFFVYGAQAARHPELVRRIRAEGHEIGSHTYTGAVLGESSAPRFRAELEMTQSALAGATGRRTHLVRLPRTTSPDTLCGREWQAARRAAGYGYVLVAADKGSRSPARGIVRQLSQTESAYQEARRLLKNRGVERFTTVSDGLELVPDAPSSLVTRWLGQGLIRITGLGQVLSTAMIWILGVAGGLGVLRLLLLALFARAHVRRLERFRTGAPWMGETSGPVTVLVPAYNEEAGIGATLRSLLDSRLRELQVVVIDDGSTDRTADIAANMGDARVEVVRQANAGKAAALNTGMAQARYDIVVMVDADTVFEPDAIERIVQPLAHPAVGAVSGNTKVGNRRGLLARWQHLEYVFGFNLDRRMFEVLECMPTVPGAIGAFRRDAVLGVGGVSEDTLAEDTDLTMALWRSGWRVLYEESAVAWTEVPTTVRQLWRQRYRWCYGTLQAMWKHRGALVGRGPAGRFGRRGLTYLALFQVALPLLAPVIDVYALYGVLFRDPWESAAVWFAFLGVQIVCSGYALRLDGEPVRALWSMPFQIVVYRQLMYLVVIQSLVALLLGSRLRWQRMQRSGTAAEQIGGPVPYRGVPMR, encoded by the coding sequence GTGCCCGACGCCGTCGCCCGGGGCGGACCCGTGATCGGGATCAACCGGGACGGGATACGCACCGGGTCGATGCCCGCGCGGACCGTCGCGCTCACCTTCGACGGCGGGCCCGACCCCGTGTGGACACCCCGGATCCTCGACCTGCTGCACAGGAACAACGCGCGGGCGACCTTCTTCGTGTACGGGGCCCAGGCCGCCCGGCACCCCGAGTTGGTCCGGCGGATCCGGGCCGAGGGGCACGAGATCGGGTCCCACACGTACACCGGGGCCGTGCTCGGTGAGTCCTCCGCGCCCCGTTTCCGGGCGGAGCTCGAGATGACCCAGAGTGCCCTCGCCGGGGCCACCGGCCGGCGGACCCATCTGGTGCGGCTGCCCCGCACCACCAGCCCGGACACCCTGTGCGGGCGCGAGTGGCAGGCAGCGCGGCGGGCCGCCGGGTACGGGTATGTGCTCGTCGCCGCCGACAAGGGGTCCCGCAGCCCCGCGCGGGGCATCGTCCGGCAGCTCAGCCAGACGGAGAGCGCGTATCAGGAGGCGCGCCGGCTGCTGAAGAACCGCGGCGTCGAACGGTTCACGACCGTGTCCGACGGGCTCGAGCTCGTCCCGGACGCCCCGTCGTCCCTCGTCACGCGGTGGCTCGGGCAAGGGCTGATCCGGATCACCGGCCTCGGGCAGGTCCTCTCCACCGCCATGATCTGGATCCTCGGCGTCGCCGGTGGCCTCGGCGTGCTGCGGCTGTTGCTGCTCGCCCTCTTCGCCCGGGCCCATGTGCGGCGGCTGGAGCGGTTCCGGACCGGGGCGCCTTGGATGGGGGAGACGTCCGGGCCGGTCACCGTGCTCGTCCCCGCGTACAACGAGGAGGCCGGGATCGGGGCGACCCTGCGGTCCCTGCTCGACTCCCGGCTCCGGGAACTCCAGGTCGTCGTCATCGACGACGGGTCCACCGACCGGACCGCCGACATCGCCGCGAACATGGGGGACGCCCGGGTCGAGGTCGTACGGCAGGCCAATGCCGGTAAGGCCGCCGCCCTCAACACCGGGATGGCGCAGGCCCGTTACGACATCGTGGTGATGGTGGACGCCGACACCGTCTTCGAACCCGACGCCATCGAGCGGATCGTGCAGCCGCTCGCGCACCCGGCCGTGGGTGCCGTCAGCGGCAACACCAAGGTCGGCAACCGGCGCGGCCTGCTCGCCCGTTGGCAGCACCTGGAGTACGTCTTCGGCTTCAACCTCGACCGCCGCATGTTCGAGGTGCTGGAGTGCATGCCGACCGTGCCGGGTGCCATCGGGGCGTTCCGGCGGGACGCCGTGCTCGGTGTCGGCGGGGTCAGCGAGGACACCCTCGCCGAGGACACCGACCTGACCATGGCCCTGTGGCGGTCCGGCTGGCGGGTGCTGTACGAGGAGTCCGCCGTCGCCTGGACCGAAGTGCCCACCACCGTCCGGCAGTTGTGGCGACAGCGGTACCGGTGGTGCTACGGCACGCTGCAGGCGATGTGGAAGCACCGGGGTGCTCTGGTCGGCAGGGGCCCGGCCGGGCGGTTCGGGCGGCGCGGGCTGACGTATCTCGCGCTGTTCCAGGTCGCGCTGCCGCTGCTCGCGCCCGTCATCGACGTGTACGCCCTCTACGGCGTGCTGTTCCGCGACCCGTGGGAGTCCGCCGCGGTCTGGTTCGCGTTCCTCGGCGTGCAGATCGTCTGCTCGGGCTACGCGCTGAGACTTGACGGCGAGCCGGTGCGGGCCCTGTGGTCGATGCCGTTCCAGATCGTCGTCTACCGGCAGTTGATGTATCTCGTCGTCATTCAGTCGCTGGTCGCGCTGCTGCTCGGCAGCCGGCTGCGGTGGCAGCGGATGCAGCGGTCCGGGACGGCCGCTGAACAGATCGGTGGGCCCGTTCCGTATAGGGGTGTGCCGATGCGCTGA
- a CDS encoding magnesium transporter CorA family protein — MENKFESWKTGDPTKDAVLSDVTQTVNAVDDAILRGDSNSATLAYYRQGKALVSAQKWVRAWLDEDLTWTGSTRYFNPKVKVADGDTAAVAYCADESKAYNKNRKTGTVDKSPSDESPYVTYSTQLKKNTKGVWQTTEVLSKRGDKTCAP; from the coding sequence GTGGAGAACAAGTTCGAGAGCTGGAAGACGGGTGACCCGACCAAGGACGCCGTGCTGTCCGACGTGACGCAGACGGTGAACGCGGTGGACGACGCGATCCTCCGCGGCGATTCGAACTCGGCGACACTCGCCTACTACCGCCAGGGCAAGGCACTCGTGAGCGCGCAGAAGTGGGTCCGGGCCTGGCTGGACGAGGACCTCACGTGGACAGGCTCCACGCGCTACTTCAACCCGAAGGTCAAGGTCGCGGACGGCGACACGGCCGCGGTTGCCTACTGCGCTGACGAGAGCAAGGCCTACAACAAGAACCGCAAAACCGGAACGGTGGACAAGTCGCCGTCCGACGAGAGCCCGTACGTCACGTACAGCACCCAGCTCAAGAAGAACACCAAGGGGGTCTGGCAGACCACGGAGGTGCTGTCGAAGCGAGGGGACAAGACGTGCGCGCCCTGA
- a CDS encoding putative T7SS-secreted protein: protein MGTGKGKRRPVDWHPLAEKDPIPGDPEDIRDEVRRMKDLASTLRDQAGILRKAADGDALQGKYADKIREKSGDLEKRFRETAGRYERVVGDLGSWANELEGFQERADGVLRAAKQADEEHAAEVKKKEAEAKKDGKDGDNKSSEESDPNSHLASYHKQLNQVISDRNSRAQYYAKNIGADISDVIKDSKWENFKDWVHEHADTIKSVIEVLSWAATIIGVIALLFTPVGWLATLITVTTLSLTALVGVGHTLLALSGDGNWADVAMDVFALATLGFGSIAMKGVKAAATTLKTASRAGRFQRYTNLRKLLDKNVMRYGADSARGAKAVRAKDALRQIGAKETRPGTTRLDRLLSGEGEVASASKFAKAMRAEFGGNASVRAAADATDKAVRNFRLNYGAATFVDLGDKAGEKLGGDAYGDAKDVLTREVGSRW from the coding sequence ATGGGCACAGGTAAGGGAAAACGCCGACCGGTCGACTGGCATCCGCTGGCGGAGAAGGACCCGATCCCCGGCGATCCGGAGGACATCCGAGACGAGGTCCGCAGAATGAAGGACCTCGCCTCGACCCTCCGCGACCAGGCCGGCATCCTACGCAAGGCCGCTGACGGCGACGCCCTGCAGGGCAAGTACGCCGACAAGATCCGCGAGAAGTCCGGCGACCTTGAGAAGCGCTTCCGCGAGACAGCGGGTCGCTACGAACGCGTGGTGGGCGACCTCGGCAGTTGGGCCAACGAGCTGGAGGGCTTCCAGGAGCGGGCCGACGGCGTCCTCCGAGCCGCGAAGCAGGCTGACGAGGAACACGCTGCCGAGGTGAAGAAGAAGGAAGCCGAGGCCAAGAAGGACGGCAAAGACGGCGACAACAAGTCGTCGGAGGAGTCCGATCCCAACAGCCACCTGGCGTCGTACCACAAGCAGCTCAACCAGGTCATCTCCGACCGCAACTCCCGTGCCCAGTACTACGCCAAGAACATCGGCGCTGACATCTCGGATGTCATCAAGGACAGCAAGTGGGAGAACTTCAAGGACTGGGTGCACGAGCACGCGGATACCATCAAGAGCGTCATCGAAGTACTGAGTTGGGCCGCGACCATCATCGGGGTCATCGCCCTCCTCTTCACACCGGTCGGCTGGCTGGCGACTCTCATCACGGTAACCACCCTCAGTCTCACGGCACTTGTCGGCGTCGGGCACACGTTGCTCGCCCTCTCCGGTGACGGGAACTGGGCGGACGTCGCCATGGACGTCTTCGCGCTGGCGACGCTGGGATTCGGCAGCATCGCGATGAAGGGTGTGAAGGCGGCAGCGACGACGCTCAAGACCGCCAGTAGGGCGGGGCGGTTCCAGCGCTACACGAATCTGCGCAAGCTGCTCGACAAGAACGTCATGCGATACGGTGCCGACTCGGCCCGCGGCGCGAAAGCAGTGCGCGCGAAGGATGCGCTGCGTCAGATCGGGGCGAAGGAAACGCGACCCGGGACGACCCGGCTGGACCGCCTGCTGAGCGGCGAGGGGGAGGTCGCCAGCGCCTCCAAGTTCGCCAAGGCGATGCGGGCCGAGTTCGGCGGGAATGCCAGCGTGCGGGCGGCGGCCGATGCAACTGACAAAGCCGTAAGGAATTTTCGCTTGAACTACGGAGCAGCTACCTTCGTAGATCTCGGCGACAAGGCCGGAGAAAAGCTTGGCGGGGACGCTTATGGAGATGCCAAGGATGTTCTGACACGTGAAGTAGGGAGTCGCTGGTGA
- a CDS encoding GntR family transcriptional regulator yields MFEFDPTRPKWQQIAEVVRQRIASGEYPVRGLISEVKLEQEFGVARETVRKATAALREEGLIVTTRGMGSFVAER; encoded by the coding sequence GTGTTCGAATTTGACCCGACCAGACCAAAGTGGCAGCAGATCGCCGAAGTGGTTCGGCAGCGCATCGCCAGTGGCGAGTACCCGGTGCGAGGCTTGATCTCCGAGGTGAAGCTGGAGCAGGAGTTCGGAGTTGCTCGCGAGACTGTCCGTAAGGCCACCGCGGCTTTGAGGGAAGAGGGGCTGATCGTCACCACGCGGGGCATGGGGTCCTTCGTCGCGGAGCGCTGA